One Maribacter cobaltidurans genomic window carries:
- a CDS encoding acyl-CoA synthetase, whose amino-acid sequence MLTLFERAKTFGERKAISSNNQGYSYDQLIASSNAVASNLLGNSTDLNEGRITFLVPPSFEYTAIQWGIWKAGGIAVPLCVLHPLPSIQYVLEDTQAEMVIAHKDYVSFLKPLEAELGISVVPMEAMFAENNSSLPNLSPDRRAMILYTSGTTSKPKGVVTTHANIEAQITALVEAWEWEKDDYILNILPLHHVHGIINVMSCALWSGACCEFLPKFNDEKVWEIICSGRLTLFMAVPTIYYKLIAFWDDANEEEKKKMSEAASKLRLMVSGSAALPVPVLEKWRSISGQTLLERYGMTEIGMGLSNSYRGERRPGHVGLPLPTVEMRLVDADNNSVGENEPGEFQIKGPSVFKEYWQKPDATEKAFTEDGWFITGDIGMLNDGLYKILGRDSVDIIKSGGYKISALEIEDVMRKHDFISDCAVVGLPDEEWGEVIAACIVPSNEGLNTEELSAWLKTQLPGYKIPRKYIKISELPRNVLGKVTKNEVKKLFETK is encoded by the coding sequence ATGTTAACACTATTTGAGCGCGCCAAAACTTTTGGCGAAAGAAAGGCTATATCCTCCAATAATCAAGGTTATAGCTATGACCAGCTTATAGCTTCTTCCAATGCTGTAGCTTCTAATTTGTTAGGTAATTCCACCGATTTAAATGAGGGTAGAATTACCTTTTTGGTTCCTCCCTCTTTTGAATATACGGCGATTCAATGGGGAATATGGAAGGCTGGCGGAATTGCCGTGCCTTTGTGCGTTCTTCATCCCTTACCCTCCATCCAGTATGTTTTGGAGGATACCCAAGCTGAAATGGTCATTGCCCATAAGGATTACGTTTCTTTTTTGAAACCTTTAGAGGCTGAACTGGGAATTTCAGTAGTTCCCATGGAGGCGATGTTTGCTGAAAACAATTCTAGTCTGCCCAATCTGTCCCCGGATAGAAGAGCCATGATTTTATATACCAGTGGCACGACAAGTAAACCCAAAGGAGTAGTAACGACACATGCCAATATTGAGGCACAAATTACGGCCTTGGTAGAAGCCTGGGAATGGGAAAAGGACGACTACATTCTTAATATTCTGCCCTTACATCATGTCCATGGAATTATCAATGTGATGAGCTGTGCGCTTTGGAGCGGGGCGTGTTGTGAGTTTTTACCAAAGTTCAACGATGAAAAAGTTTGGGAAATTATTTGCTCTGGAAGGCTCACCCTTTTTATGGCCGTCCCAACCATTTACTACAAACTAATTGCCTTTTGGGACGACGCAAACGAAGAGGAGAAGAAAAAGATGTCCGAAGCAGCATCCAAGCTTAGGTTGATGGTTTCTGGATCAGCCGCGTTACCGGTTCCCGTTCTGGAAAAATGGAGGTCCATTTCCGGCCAAACACTTTTGGAACGTTATGGAATGACGGAAATTGGCATGGGACTATCGAATTCCTATCGCGGGGAACGAAGACCCGGCCATGTTGGCTTGCCCTTGCCAACGGTTGAAATGCGTTTAGTTGATGCAGATAACAATTCTGTTGGAGAAAACGAACCCGGGGAGTTTCAGATTAAAGGCCCCAGTGTTTTTAAGGAATACTGGCAAAAACCCGATGCAACGGAAAAAGCGTTTACGGAAGACGGCTGGTTCATTACGGGAGATATCGGTATGCTCAACGATGGTCTTTATAAAATTTTGGGTAGGGACAGTGTGGACATTATAAAGTCCGGCGGGTATAAGATTTCGGCCTTGGAAATAGAGGACGTCATGCGAAAACATGACTTTATAAGTGATTGTGCCGTTGTTGGATTGCCCGACGAAGAATGGGGCGAGGTTATTGCCGCCTGCATCGTTCCTTCGAACGAAGGATTAAATACCGAGGAATTGAGCGCTTGGCTAAAGACCCAGTTGCCCGGTTATAAAATTCCGAGGAAATATATAAAGATATCTGAGTTACCAAGGAACGTCTTGGGCAAGGTGACCAAAAACGAGGTAAAAAAGCTGTTCGAAACCAAATAA
- a CDS encoding outer membrane protein assembly factor BamB family protein: MSQINKENVETLKVAWTYEAEDWGQMQMNPIVVDSILYGVTAALRVVALHSGTGEELWQFGDSVKVWHSTSRGVSYWSKGEDQRILCTRGAYLYALDALTGKPIASFGENGRIDLRSGMDESAQNKFVISNTPGTVFKDLIVMPLRVSEGVGAAPGDIMAFNIITGKLEWSFYTIPRPGEFGHETWEDSTAYKSPLVGAANNWAGMAVDKKAEIIYVPTGSAAPDFYGGVRLGQNLFSNSLLALNANTGERLWHFQFTHHDIWDRDPPAPPNLLMVERDGEKIPAVAQVTKQGYVFVFNRLTGEPLFDIEEMPFPKSKLEGEETWPTQPIPKSPKPFARLSQELTEANISPFAENKEELLDVFASADKRLYAPPNIAPVLLLPGYDGAAEWGGASVDPEEGILYVNSNEMAWMLGVIENNEEAYDGPLGESIYQKYCVTCHQPDRKGNVGSGYPSLLDLQLRKEKNEVSQIITNGKGMMTGFPQLTKEEMDALLLFLFDEEIKHTVVDERSENSETEEKYKHAGYTKFLDSNGLPAIDPPWGTMHAIDLNTGDYKWSISFGNTPELGEKGIGTGTENYGGAVVTENGLLFIAATKDGFFRAFDKENGTLLWEYELPAPAFATPAMYEFNGKQYIAIACGGEKLGTKKGNKIIAFALP; this comes from the coding sequence TTGTCCCAAATAAACAAAGAAAACGTAGAAACGCTTAAAGTGGCTTGGACCTATGAAGCGGAGGATTGGGGTCAAATGCAAATGAACCCCATAGTGGTGGATTCCATTCTCTATGGCGTGACAGCAGCCCTTAGAGTCGTGGCCCTCCATTCAGGAACCGGGGAGGAACTTTGGCAGTTTGGGGATTCCGTTAAAGTTTGGCACTCTACGAGTCGTGGCGTTTCTTATTGGTCCAAAGGAGAGGACCAAAGAATTCTTTGTACCCGTGGTGCCTATCTCTATGCCTTGGATGCCTTGACCGGTAAACCCATAGCATCCTTTGGCGAGAATGGTAGGATAGATTTGCGTTCAGGCATGGACGAAAGTGCCCAAAACAAGTTTGTCATCTCCAATACCCCGGGCACTGTTTTTAAGGACTTGATTGTAATGCCGCTTCGGGTATCGGAAGGAGTGGGGGCGGCTCCAGGAGATATAATGGCTTTCAACATCATTACCGGCAAGTTGGAATGGTCCTTTTATACCATACCTCGTCCCGGCGAATTTGGCCATGAGACCTGGGAAGATTCCACAGCCTATAAAAGCCCCCTTGTGGGAGCGGCCAATAATTGGGCCGGCATGGCCGTAGACAAGAAGGCTGAAATCATTTATGTGCCAACAGGCTCGGCTGCGCCCGACTTTTACGGAGGTGTCCGGCTTGGGCAGAACTTGTTTTCAAACTCGCTCTTGGCCTTAAATGCCAATACGGGGGAACGGCTTTGGCACTTTCAGTTTACACATCATGATATTTGGGATCGGGACCCACCCGCTCCACCCAATCTTCTTATGGTAGAAAGGGATGGTGAAAAAATTCCCGCTGTGGCCCAGGTGACCAAACAGGGATATGTTTTTGTGTTTAACCGATTAACCGGCGAGCCTCTTTTTGATATAGAGGAAATGCCATTTCCCAAATCGAAATTGGAAGGGGAAGAAACTTGGCCCACCCAACCCATACCCAAAAGTCCAAAACCCTTTGCAAGGCTTTCCCAAGAGCTTACCGAAGCGAATATTAGTCCGTTTGCGGAAAACAAAGAGGAGTTGTTGGACGTCTTCGCTTCGGCAGACAAAAGGCTTTACGCTCCGCCAAATATTGCTCCTGTTCTATTGTTGCCTGGTTATGACGGGGCTGCAGAATGGGGTGGGGCCTCCGTAGATCCCGAAGAGGGAATTCTTTATGTTAATTCCAACGAAATGGCTTGGATGCTGGGTGTTATTGAAAATAATGAAGAGGCTTATGACGGTCCCTTGGGCGAAAGTATCTATCAAAAATATTGCGTAACCTGTCATCAACCCGATAGAAAAGGAAATGTGGGCAGTGGTTATCCTTCTTTGCTTGACTTACAACTTCGGAAGGAAAAAAATGAAGTGTCACAGATCATTACCAACGGAAAAGGAATGATGACAGGTTTTCCCCAACTGACCAAGGAAGAGATGGACGCCTTGCTATTGTTTCTTTTTGATGAAGAAATAAAACACACTGTTGTGGATGAGCGCTCCGAAAATAGCGAAACAGAAGAAAAATACAAACATGCCGGATATACCAAGTTCTTGGACAGCAATGGTCTTCCTGCCATTGACCCTCCTTGGGGCACAATGCATGCAATAGATTTGAATACAGGTGATTACAAGTGGTCAATTTCTTTCGGAAATACTCCCGAATTGGGAGAAAAGGGTATTGGCACAGGTACGGAGAACTATGGGGGTGCCGTGGTTACGGAAAACGGCCTATTGTTCATTGCAGCGACAAAAGATGGGTTTTTCAGGGCTTTTGATAAGGAAAATGGCACTCTTCTCTGGGAATATGAGCTGCCGGCTCCGGCATTCGCCACGCCCGCCATGTATGAGTTTAATGGAAAGCAGTATATTGCCATTGCTTGTGGTGGGGAGAAACTAGGAACCAAAAAAGGGAATAAAATCATTGCCTTTGCCCTGCCCTAA
- a CDS encoding fructosamine kinase family protein has protein sequence MDKELIEHLNYILCTKIERVSPLSGGDISRAYLLESETEKFFCKLNAEKMALPMFRAEKNALHALLKTGAIATPRPFQVEPYKKGAFILMEYIESKRANTEDMALFGRQLAKLHQASVKNEFGLEEDNFIGSLPQSNKKHLDWTTFYVEERLLPQLKSAADKGLLGRDEIPSEDTMMVVCTDMFPKVSPSLLHGDLWSGNYLISNHGVPFLIDPAIYRGHYEVDIAMTKLFGGFGDSFYRAYKEVMPPEPGENERTDLYQLYYLLVHLNLFGNSYKPAVKRILAAYF, from the coding sequence TTGGACAAAGAGCTAATAGAACATCTCAACTATATTCTATGCACAAAAATAGAGCGAGTTTCGCCGCTTTCCGGAGGGGATATATCCAGAGCCTATCTGTTGGAGTCCGAAACCGAAAAATTCTTTTGTAAGCTTAATGCCGAGAAAATGGCATTACCCATGTTCAGAGCGGAAAAAAATGCACTTCATGCCTTGTTGAAAACAGGAGCCATAGCCACACCACGGCCCTTTCAGGTTGAGCCTTACAAAAAGGGTGCCTTTATTCTAATGGAATACATTGAGAGCAAAAGAGCGAATACTGAGGACATGGCTCTTTTTGGACGGCAACTTGCAAAACTGCACCAAGCATCAGTCAAAAATGAGTTTGGGCTGGAGGAAGATAATTTCATAGGCAGTTTGCCCCAATCCAACAAAAAGCATTTGGACTGGACTACATTTTATGTGGAAGAACGATTGCTTCCCCAATTAAAATCAGCTGCTGACAAGGGGTTATTGGGGAGGGATGAAATTCCTTCAGAAGATACGATGATGGTGGTCTGTACCGATATGTTTCCCAAAGTATCGCCTTCTTTACTGCATGGGGATTTATGGAGCGGTAATTATTTAATTTCAAACCATGGGGTTCCTTTTTTAATCGACCCTGCGATTTATCGGGGTCATTACGAAGTGGATATTGCCATGACGAAGCTTTTTGGAGGTTTTGGGGATTCCTTTTACAGGGCATATAAAGAAGTAATGCCTCCTGAACCAGGTGAAAACGAACGAACGGATTTGTATCAATTGTACTATCTCCTCGTGCATTTAAACCTATTTGGGAACTCTTATAAACCAGCTGTCAAAAGAATTTTAGCTGCTTATTTTTAG
- a CDS encoding MBL fold metallo-hydrolase — MKFTDIHLVLFLLVPRLFFGQFSPSESPNEGLTVHVLGTVQDAGSPHIACEKKCCAHLFETGDRSRKVVSLGIVDSKNNKTFLIEATPDMPKQIRDLRLNAPFKENDYPDGVFLTHAHIGHYSGLMYLGKEAANTKNIPVYTMPKMHRFLRENGPWGQLVANNNIQLIQTENEKAITVSEQLTVIPFTVPHRDEYSETVGYKIIGPNKTLLFIPDIDKWEKWDKDIKEEVKNVDYALIDATFYDAEEINYRDISEIPHPFVIESMQLFQGLSISEKNKIHFIHFNHTNPLLNRDSEQTRKVLEEGFQIARKDMVFKL, encoded by the coding sequence TTGAAGTTCACTGATATCCATCTCGTTCTCTTTTTACTGGTTCCCCGACTGTTTTTTGGACAATTTTCCCCTTCCGAATCTCCGAACGAAGGTTTGACCGTGCATGTTTTGGGAACGGTACAAGATGCGGGCAGTCCGCATATCGCCTGTGAAAAAAAGTGTTGTGCTCATCTTTTTGAGACCGGTGATCGGTCTAGAAAGGTGGTGTCCCTAGGGATTGTGGATTCCAAAAACAACAAAACATTCCTTATAGAGGCAACACCTGATATGCCCAAACAAATCAGGGATTTAAGGCTGAATGCGCCCTTCAAGGAAAACGATTATCCAGACGGTGTTTTTCTTACCCATGCCCATATTGGCCACTATAGCGGGCTCATGTATTTGGGTAAGGAAGCGGCAAATACGAAAAATATCCCGGTTTATACGATGCCTAAAATGCATCGGTTCTTGAGGGAAAACGGTCCATGGGGCCAATTGGTGGCCAATAACAACATCCAACTCATTCAAACTGAAAATGAAAAAGCAATAACGGTTTCGGAACAACTGACCGTAATCCCCTTTACCGTACCTCATCGTGATGAATATTCGGAAACCGTAGGCTACAAGATAATAGGGCCGAACAAAACCTTACTTTTTATTCCGGATATTGATAAATGGGAGAAGTGGGACAAGGATATTAAGGAAGAAGTTAAAAACGTGGATTATGCCTTGATCGATGCCACTTTTTATGATGCCGAAGAAATAAATTATCGGGATATTTCAGAAATACCCCATCCCTTCGTCATTGAAAGTATGCAACTATTCCAAGGGCTTTCAATATCGGAAAAAAATAAAATTCATTTTATCCACTTCAACCATACCAACCCTTTATTGAATAGGGATTCCGAACAGACTCGAAAAGTACTGGAAGAGGGCTTTCAAATCGCCAGAAAGGATATGGTATTTAAATTATAA
- a CDS encoding S10 family peptidase: protein MKKLALFTLLFTSSLFVLSQTDNKEEIAKPIPKAKTFETMHQGVFGGKTINYKATAKETFLTNEAGDSIATFWSVAYTKNPMGDVKTRPVTFVFNGGPGSASVWLHMGLFGPKIIKVDSEAKKDDGAAPYNLVANEHGLLDLTDLVFIDPVGTGYSQLVGKGKGKDFYGLKEDVASFAQFIRKWVTDNGRWFSPKYLAGESYGTTRAAYLGNALEGSGQNMALNGMILISQALDYAGSTSIHYNITSYITYLPSMAATAWYHKKAGQGKTLTDFVKECREFTYGDYTKALYKGNLLDNAERNDIAEKLSYFTGLDKDYILKSNLRILVERFQKKLLENQGLAIGRLDGRFMGDESDDVAERPHLGDPASYQIGAAYTAGINHYFATDLKVDMDRPYITSGGGEGWRWRTVPDGQYWEPMPVNTAPFLGETMRRNPEMKVMVANGYYDLITPFFDAEYTFARNGIVTEKVSMKYYEAGHMMYTHEPDLIQLSEDIRVFYNN, encoded by the coding sequence ATGAAAAAATTAGCGCTTTTTACCCTTTTGTTTACCTCAAGTCTTTTTGTCCTTTCGCAGACCGACAATAAAGAGGAAATCGCAAAACCTATTCCTAAGGCAAAGACGTTTGAAACCATGCACCAAGGTGTTTTCGGAGGGAAGACTATCAATTATAAAGCGACTGCCAAGGAAACCTTTTTAACCAATGAAGCAGGGGACTCCATAGCTACTTTCTGGTCGGTTGCCTATACCAAAAATCCCATGGGGGATGTTAAAACAAGACCTGTCACCTTTGTTTTTAATGGTGGTCCTGGTTCGGCCTCCGTATGGTTGCACATGGGGCTTTTTGGGCCCAAAATCATAAAAGTGGATTCAGAAGCCAAGAAGGACGATGGTGCCGCTCCTTATAATCTTGTGGCCAATGAACATGGCCTTTTAGACCTTACTGATCTTGTTTTTATTGATCCCGTAGGCACTGGGTATAGTCAATTGGTGGGAAAAGGAAAAGGAAAGGACTTTTATGGCCTCAAAGAGGATGTCGCTTCCTTTGCTCAATTTATAAGAAAATGGGTCACCGATAACGGGCGCTGGTTCTCTCCCAAATATTTGGCCGGTGAAAGTTACGGTACCACAAGGGCCGCCTATTTGGGCAACGCCTTGGAGGGCTCGGGTCAGAACATGGCGCTCAACGGTATGATTCTTATTTCCCAGGCCTTGGATTATGCCGGTTCTACCTCTATCCATTATAACATCACTTCCTATATCACCTATTTACCAAGTATGGCAGCCACTGCCTGGTACCATAAAAAAGCGGGGCAGGGAAAAACGTTGACCGATTTTGTAAAGGAGTGCAGGGAATTTACCTATGGTGATTACACCAAAGCCCTTTACAAGGGCAACCTCCTGGACAATGCCGAGAGGAATGACATAGCCGAGAAGCTCAGTTATTTTACAGGATTGGACAAGGACTATATACTTAAATCTAACTTGCGTATTCTCGTAGAACGATTTCAGAAAAAACTCTTGGAGAATCAAGGTTTGGCCATTGGTCGTTTGGACGGTAGGTTTATGGGTGATGAATCCGATGATGTGGCCGAACGTCCCCACCTAGGAGACCCGGCAAGCTACCAAATCGGCGCTGCCTATACTGCGGGAATCAACCATTATTTTGCAACCGATTTAAAAGTTGACATGGACCGGCCTTACATTACCTCCGGAGGGGGTGAGGGATGGCGATGGCGCACCGTCCCAGATGGCCAATATTGGGAACCGATGCCCGTGAACACGGCGCCTTTTCTTGGGGAGACCATGAGACGCAACCCAGAAATGAAGGTAATGGTCGCCAACGGTTACTACGACCTTATTACGCCTTTTTTTGATGCCGAATACACGTTTGCAAGAAATGGGATTGTCACCGAAAAAGTCTCCATGAAATATTATGAGGCCGGCCACATGATGTACACCCATGAACCCGACCTTATACAGCTGTCCGAGGATATTCGCGTATTTTATAACAACTAA
- a CDS encoding acyltransferase family protein has protein sequence MSQFAKPLTQRLYSLDVFRGFIMFLLIAEAAGFHESFASLTEGSTFYPLALQLQHHPWNGLRFWDLIQPFFMFIVGVAMPFSFKKRLEKGGRKELNKHIAMRCLKLFLFGVLLHCIYSHGPVWELWNVLVQLAFTILIAYAVMGKSTKFQIGFTIFLLLLTEVLYRIYNPEAPYAQGHETFGAWVDLLVMGKVNDGYWAFINFLPTATHTIWGVVCGQLLQNSRATSSKLKTFLFWGVLATVTGFTLDFFDITPIVKRIATTSFTLASGGISILALALFYWIIDVKGYRKKWLQIFAVIGTNSIFIYLFAETFGHLIFREFDILWNTGLFHNLDAYKDWLLVLESLLILLFLWYITYYLDKRKIYFKV, from the coding sequence ATGTCGCAATTCGCCAAACCATTGACTCAACGCCTGTATTCTTTGGATGTTTTCAGAGGATTCATAATGTTCCTGCTCATAGCGGAGGCTGCAGGGTTCCATGAAAGTTTCGCGAGTTTAACGGAAGGCTCTACTTTTTATCCACTGGCGCTTCAATTGCAGCACCATCCATGGAACGGCCTTCGGTTCTGGGACCTCATACAGCCCTTTTTTATGTTTATTGTGGGTGTGGCCATGCCTTTTTCCTTTAAAAAACGATTGGAAAAGGGAGGCAGAAAGGAATTGAACAAACATATTGCCATGCGATGTCTCAAGTTGTTCCTTTTTGGTGTCCTGTTACATTGTATTTACAGTCACGGTCCTGTATGGGAGCTGTGGAACGTTTTGGTTCAATTGGCCTTCACCATTCTGATTGCCTATGCTGTTATGGGTAAAAGCACAAAGTTTCAAATAGGGTTTACAATTTTTCTTTTGCTGCTGACTGAAGTCCTATACAGGATCTACAACCCAGAAGCCCCTTACGCACAAGGTCACGAAACATTTGGCGCTTGGGTAGACCTCTTGGTGATGGGGAAGGTGAATGACGGATATTGGGCATTCATAAATTTTCTGCCAACGGCGACCCATACCATCTGGGGCGTTGTCTGTGGTCAACTATTGCAGAACTCTAGAGCCACATCAAGTAAATTAAAGACTTTCCTCTTTTGGGGAGTTTTGGCAACCGTTACAGGGTTTACCTTGGATTTTTTTGATATTACACCGATTGTTAAACGTATTGCGACCACCTCCTTTACACTGGCCTCTGGAGGTATTTCAATTTTGGCACTGGCCCTGTTTTATTGGATTATCGATGTAAAGGGATACAGGAAAAAATGGCTACAAATTTTTGCCGTTATAGGCACAAACTCCATTTTCATTTATTTATTTGCAGAAACGTTTGGGCATTTGATATTCAGGGAGTTCGATATTCTTTGGAACACCGGTCTTTTTCATAACCTTGACGCTTATAAGGATTGGCTTTTGGTTTTGGAATCATTGTTAATTCTCCTATTTTTATGGTATATCACCTATTATTTGGACAAGCGCAAAATCTATTTTAAAGTGTAG
- a CDS encoding PIG-L deacetylase family protein yields the protein MKKTSIASKSVLWLRAYVFIIFLLVGSTCRAQKPYEGKVLLAVFAHPDDESTVSPILAKYAREGAKVHLVVVTDGRYGTNDFHDHKAGDELVVTRREEMKCAAELLGVELIHLDFHDQLRAAEGYDGHVPHAREMIKQLNEIVNRLKPDAIITWGPDGGSTHMDHRLVGASVAQVYLSQDWDKGVDLFYYGTPADNIDDPEGKVLRGQASKYLRTKVPYTDEDLEKAAKSYRCHYSQIDPTLTEEDFMERRSKNGKYVYLRKFEAPKSDSNSIFE from the coding sequence ATGAAGAAAACATCAATAGCAAGTAAATCGGTATTATGGCTACGCGCATATGTGTTTATAATTTTTCTTTTGGTGGGTTCTACGTGCCGGGCGCAAAAGCCCTATGAAGGAAAGGTGTTACTGGCGGTTTTTGCACATCCCGATGACGAGAGTACCGTTTCTCCCATATTAGCCAAATATGCCAGAGAAGGAGCAAAGGTACATTTAGTTGTTGTTACGGATGGTAGGTATGGCACCAACGATTTCCATGACCACAAGGCAGGGGATGAATTGGTCGTTACCCGAAGGGAAGAAATGAAATGTGCCGCAGAATTGTTGGGAGTTGAGTTGATTCACTTAGATTTTCATGACCAACTTCGAGCAGCTGAGGGCTATGACGGCCATGTTCCACACGCAAGGGAAATGATAAAGCAACTCAATGAAATTGTAAACAGGTTAAAGCCTGACGCCATCATTACATGGGGCCCTGATGGTGGTTCCACACACATGGACCATAGATTGGTGGGAGCGTCCGTTGCCCAAGTGTACCTTAGCCAGGATTGGGATAAAGGGGTGGACTTGTTTTATTATGGTACCCCAGCTGACAACATCGATGACCCTGAAGGAAAGGTTTTAAGAGGGCAGGCAAGTAAATATTTAAGAACGAAAGTTCCCTATACCGATGAAGATTTGGAAAAAGCCGCAAAGTCTTACAGATGCCACTACAGTCAAATTGACCCTACGCTTACGGAAGAAGATTTTATGGAACGACGGTCTAAAAACGGCAAATATGTATATCTAAGAAAATTTGAAGCCCCTAAATCAGATTCAAATTCTATTTTTGAATAG
- a CDS encoding 3-keto-disaccharide hydrolase yields the protein MKHSVINFVKPAFPFRGICMLSILFCCVFASSQQKEEEGWTSMLNGSDLEGWTAKIQHYDVFDNHGDTFRVEDGILKVRYDQYEGLFNDRFGHLYYDQPYSHFHLSMEYRFVGELFPGSPDYTILNSGLMYHSQDPRTLLKDQDWPISVEMQFLAGLEPGKNRPTGNMCSPGTNVVYKGKLDATHCINSASDTYFGDQWVKAELIVYGDSLVRHIINGKTVLEYAKPQMGGENVKRYDTNIFKPGTPLKEGYIALQSEGQPIDFRNIKIRNLKGCMDPKATNYGAHFIQPGKCSYD from the coding sequence ATGAAACATTCAGTAATCAATTTTGTAAAACCAGCTTTCCCCTTCAGAGGGATATGTATGCTTTCCATTTTATTTTGTTGTGTTTTCGCCTCATCACAACAAAAAGAGGAAGAAGGATGGACCTCAATGCTCAACGGAAGTGATTTAGAGGGCTGGACCGCTAAAATCCAGCATTATGATGTGTTTGATAACCATGGGGACACCTTTAGGGTAGAGGATGGTATTTTAAAAGTAAGATATGACCAATACGAAGGTTTGTTCAACGATCGCTTTGGACACTTGTACTACGATCAGCCTTATTCCCATTTTCATCTATCTATGGAATATCGTTTTGTTGGCGAACTTTTCCCTGGGTCTCCGGATTATACAATTTTAAATAGTGGTTTAATGTACCATTCTCAAGACCCGCGAACCCTACTTAAGGATCAGGACTGGCCTATTTCCGTGGAAATGCAATTCTTGGCGGGACTAGAGCCAGGAAAGAATAGGCCCACTGGTAATATGTGCTCCCCAGGAACAAATGTGGTTTACAAAGGGAAATTGGATGCTACTCATTGTATAAACTCAGCCTCTGACACCTATTTTGGTGACCAATGGGTAAAGGCAGAACTTATAGTCTATGGCGATTCACTAGTAAGGCATATCATCAATGGCAAAACGGTATTGGAATATGCCAAACCCCAAATGGGCGGCGAAAATGTCAAAAGATACGACACCAATATTTTTAAGCCGGGAACACCTTTAAAGGAAGGATATATTGCCCTACAAAGTGAAGGGCAGCCTATTGACTTCAGGAATATAAAAATAAGAAACCTAAAAGGGTGCATGGACCCCAAAGCCACTAATTATGGTGCTCATTTTATTCAGCCCGGAAAATGTAGCTACGATTAA